A stretch of Imperialibacter roseus DNA encodes these proteins:
- a CDS encoding glycosyltransferase: MLAIDIFGIVAAVGVVMYSLFIAYCRAKWRHVPTAPGTAGTTGNLSVSIVIVARNEAASIVSLLGNIKAQTYPGHLLEVILVNDQSDDDTVEKAKSFAADNGMALRVIHLEASVGEGSRKKQAIKAAAALSEADVLVLTDADCNVQPNWVASHINYYKHFEEAKLVFGAFCFKGRNWASALLNLEAMSLTGVAAITNLIHKPTMCSGANLSYKRELIQELNPFDGNQQIASGDDEFVLHAVKTKYPNGAFYNKDQESLVSTDRPESLGALYHQRRRWAGKWKAYTVPWPRQLAAVVVAGNFVFICLFSFFLISLNPVWLMPVALKWLAEFAFSRKISENFNLGGLGQYFVLMEIIYPFYAVFFAIASNFGEYHWKGRVYP, from the coding sequence ATGTTGGCTATTGATATTTTCGGGATCGTTGCTGCTGTGGGTGTTGTCATGTACAGCCTGTTCATAGCTTATTGCCGGGCTAAATGGAGGCATGTCCCCACTGCGCCCGGGACTGCAGGAACGACTGGCAATCTATCAGTATCAATTGTTATTGTGGCCAGAAACGAAGCAGCGTCCATCGTGTCACTCCTGGGCAACATCAAAGCTCAAACTTATCCCGGCCATCTGTTGGAAGTGATTTTAGTCAACGACCAGTCTGACGACGACACGGTAGAAAAGGCGAAAAGCTTTGCTGCGGACAATGGCATGGCACTTAGAGTCATTCACCTCGAAGCCTCAGTTGGCGAAGGAAGCCGAAAAAAGCAGGCAATCAAGGCAGCAGCAGCGCTATCTGAGGCAGACGTGCTTGTGCTGACCGATGCTGATTGCAACGTGCAGCCAAATTGGGTAGCCTCTCATATTAACTACTACAAACATTTTGAGGAAGCGAAGTTGGTCTTTGGTGCATTTTGCTTTAAAGGAAGAAACTGGGCGTCAGCGCTCTTGAACCTGGAGGCAATGTCGCTGACGGGCGTTGCAGCCATCACTAACCTGATCCATAAACCAACCATGTGTAGTGGAGCTAACCTATCTTATAAGCGTGAGCTGATACAGGAACTCAATCCTTTTGACGGCAACCAACAGATTGCTTCCGGCGACGATGAGTTTGTGTTGCACGCCGTGAAGACGAAATATCCGAATGGCGCTTTTTACAATAAAGATCAAGAATCGCTTGTTTCAACCGACAGGCCGGAATCGCTGGGAGCCCTCTACCACCAACGGAGGCGCTGGGCAGGCAAGTGGAAGGCCTACACTGTTCCGTGGCCTCGCCAACTCGCCGCTGTTGTGGTGGCGGGCAACTTTGTTTTCATCTGCCTTTTCAGCTTTTTCTTAATTTCATTGAATCCAGTTTGGCTGATGCCTGTTGCTCTAAAATGGCTTGCGGAGTTTGCCTTCAGCCGAAAAATCAGCGAAAACTTCAACCTGGGTGGACTGGGGCAGTACTTTGTTCTCATGGAAATTATTTACCCGTTTTATGCCGTATTTTTTGCTATAGCTTCTAATTTTGGAGAATATCACTGGAAGGGAAGGGTGTATCCATGA
- the ruvC gene encoding crossover junction endodeoxyribonuclease RuvC: protein MNKTVKEKIILGVDPGTSIMGYGVIMVQGNKLTLLQFGVIHLSKYSGHELKLKKIFERITSVLEEFHPDEVALEAPFFGKNIQSMLKLGRAQGVAMAAALAREIPIFEYAPKKVKQSVTGNGNASKEQVAKMLQTLLNFKEAPKLLDATDALAVAVCHHFQGGDTGPKNKSWKSFISDNPGRVKGV, encoded by the coding sequence TTGAACAAGACTGTAAAAGAGAAAATCATTTTGGGGGTTGACCCGGGCACCAGCATCATGGGCTACGGGGTCATTATGGTGCAGGGAAATAAACTAACGTTGTTACAGTTTGGTGTGATTCACCTGAGCAAGTATTCGGGCCATGAGTTGAAGCTCAAGAAAATTTTTGAAAGGATTACCTCAGTCTTAGAGGAGTTTCATCCCGATGAGGTAGCGTTGGAGGCTCCATTTTTTGGTAAAAACATCCAGTCGATGCTTAAGCTGGGGAGAGCGCAGGGCGTGGCCATGGCTGCAGCATTGGCACGTGAAATTCCGATTTTTGAATATGCGCCCAAAAAGGTAAAGCAGTCGGTAACGGGGAATGGGAACGCCTCAAAGGAGCAAGTAGCTAAGATGCTTCAGACGCTTCTCAATTTCAAAGAAGCACCTAAGCTGCTTGATGCTACGGACGCACTGGCGGTAGCGGTTTGTCACCATTTCCAGGGTGGCGACACCGGGCCCAAAAACAAAAGCTGGAAATCTTTTATCTCTGATAATCCTGGTAGGGTAAAGGGAGTTTAG
- a CDS encoding HIT family protein, which produces MASIFTKIINREIPGHIVLEDEHFIAFLDISPLVMGHTLVVPKKEVDYIFDNDDVTLSKTMVFAKKVARAIDKSIPCKRVGVAVIGLEVPHTHVHLVPLNSMRDINFLEPKLHPTQEELAATAAKIKAAL; this is translated from the coding sequence ATGGCTTCTATTTTCACCAAAATCATCAATAGAGAAATACCAGGTCATATAGTGCTCGAAGACGAGCACTTTATCGCTTTTTTGGATATCAGTCCACTGGTAATGGGCCATACTTTGGTGGTGCCTAAAAAAGAAGTGGACTACATTTTTGATAATGACGATGTTACTTTGTCAAAGACAATGGTCTTTGCCAAGAAAGTAGCCAGGGCTATCGATAAGAGCATTCCCTGCAAGAGAGTAGGAGTGGCTGTTATTGGCCTTGAAGTACCCCACACCCATGTGCATCTGGTGCCGCTCAACAGCATGAGGGACATCAATTTTCTTGAGCCCAAATTGCACCCAACACAGGAAGAGCTGGCTGCCACGGCGGCAAAAATCAAAGCTGCATTATAG
- the greA gene encoding transcription elongation factor GreA — MSNLSYYTEEGLKRLKDELNELKTKGRADMARQIAEARDKGDLSENAEYDAAKDAQGLLELKISKLEAIVGNGRVIDETKLDTSKVAILSKVKIKNKKNGAVMTYMLVAEEEADLKASKISVKSPIGKGLLGKKLGETAMVEAPGGNIEFEIVDIAI, encoded by the coding sequence ATGTCTAATTTATCTTATTACACAGAGGAAGGACTCAAAAGACTCAAGGACGAGCTAAATGAGTTGAAAACGAAAGGAAGAGCTGATATGGCCCGTCAAATAGCTGAGGCCAGAGACAAAGGTGACCTGAGCGAAAATGCTGAGTATGATGCTGCAAAGGATGCTCAGGGCTTGTTGGAGTTAAAAATTTCGAAGCTTGAAGCGATTGTTGGCAATGGCCGGGTAATTGACGAAACCAAGCTTGATACTTCAAAAGTGGCTATTCTGTCAAAGGTGAAAATCAAGAACAAGAAAAATGGGGCGGTGATGACCTACATGCTTGTGGCGGAGGAAGAAGCGGATCTGAAAGCCAGCAAGATTTCGGTTAAGTCGCCGATCGGCAAAGGTTTGCTGGGAAAGAAGCTTGGCGAAACAGCTATGGTAGAAGCGCCAGGCGGGAATATTGAATTCGAAATTGTTGATATTGCTATCTAA
- a CDS encoding NAD(P)-dependent oxidoreductase, with protein sequence MLKSVLIVDEMHPSIVPLLENEGYKVDYEPQITAGEVLDRVADYSGLVVRSKLVINKLFLEKCVKLEFIARAGAGMDQIDVKAAESKGIYLLNAPEGNQDALAEHSIAMLLTLFNNLLVGDAQIRSKVWDREGNRGYELKGKTVAIIGFGHMGDAFARRLTSFGCKVIAYDKFKRGFSNMRVEEASMMEVYVEADIVSLNVPLTAETRQMVNAEFIERFQKPIWLLNTSRGEVVVLRDLLGGLKSGKIRGAALDVLENEKLHSFTPEQESIFGELAQMKNVLFSPHVAGWSFESYERINQVLVEKIRKLKLKETKTPSTSL encoded by the coding sequence ATGTTGAAGTCTGTATTGATCGTGGATGAAATGCACCCTAGCATAGTTCCGCTTCTGGAAAACGAAGGGTATAAGGTGGACTATGAACCGCAAATAACTGCTGGCGAGGTGCTGGACAGGGTCGCTGATTACTCTGGCCTTGTTGTGCGTTCAAAGCTTGTGATCAATAAGCTTTTCCTAGAAAAGTGTGTAAAATTGGAGTTCATAGCCAGGGCCGGTGCTGGCATGGATCAGATCGACGTAAAAGCTGCGGAAAGTAAGGGGATTTACTTGCTAAATGCCCCGGAAGGTAATCAGGATGCGCTGGCAGAACACAGTATAGCCATGTTGCTTACACTGTTCAATAACTTGCTGGTGGGCGACGCTCAGATAAGAAGCAAAGTGTGGGACCGTGAGGGCAACCGGGGCTATGAGTTGAAAGGGAAGACAGTTGCTATCATTGGCTTTGGTCATATGGGCGATGCATTTGCGAGGAGATTGACCAGCTTTGGGTGCAAGGTCATTGCTTATGACAAATTCAAAAGAGGTTTTAGCAATATGCGTGTGGAAGAAGCATCCATGATGGAGGTGTATGTTGAGGCCGATATTGTTAGTTTGAATGTGCCGCTCACTGCGGAAACCAGACAAATGGTTAACGCTGAATTTATTGAGAGATTTCAAAAACCGATTTGGCTATTGAACACGTCACGAGGCGAGGTGGTGGTTCTCAGGGATCTGTTGGGTGGTCTTAAGTCTGGTAAAATAAGAGGCGCAGCACTTGACGTGCTCGAGAATGAAAAGCTTCACTCTTTCACCCCAGAACAGGAAAGCATATTCGGTGAACTTGCTCAGATGAAGAATGTTTTGTTCTCACCTCACGTGGCAGGTTGGTCGTTCGAATCCTACGAGAGAATCAATCAGGTGCTGGTAGAGAAGATTCGTAAATTGAAGCTCAAAGAAACCAAAACCCCAAGCACTTCGTTGTAA
- the mgtE gene encoding magnesium transporter produces MEAVIQFELSKEYLERFQGALDEKDEQFIRASLDGVNPADITQLLYEFDTEESKYVIDLLEKQISAQIINDLDEDTRTEFLGAFTVTEISSFLDFLDSDDCVDILMELSLQTREEVVALIRDEQKARHIQELLHYDEDVAGGLMAKELIKCNLNWTIRQCIEEIRKQAETVQKIYSVYVVNNTGKLIGKVSLKKIIIAEDSAKIADIYDDDIVSVATHMDEDEVASIMRKYDLEAVPVINAKGRLVGRITIDDIVDVMQEQAEEERQLMAGISDDVEEDDSVWKLSKARLPWLIIGMVGGLMGARFIGLFEGDIALIPAVAFFIPLITATGGNVGIQSSSIVVQSLANPNVFAESMARRLVKVLTVAVLNGLILALLVFGSVILLYKEEFLAITVSIALFSVVLLASFMGTITPIILDKFGINPALASGPFITTANDLLGLGVYFTVANLLYGIF; encoded by the coding sequence ATGGAAGCAGTCATCCAATTCGAGCTAAGCAAAGAGTACCTCGAGAGGTTCCAGGGAGCGCTTGACGAGAAAGATGAGCAGTTCATTAGAGCGTCGCTCGATGGCGTCAATCCAGCTGATATTACCCAACTCCTCTACGAGTTCGACACTGAGGAGTCGAAATACGTTATCGACCTTCTGGAGAAGCAGATCAGTGCCCAGATCATCAACGACCTGGACGAGGACACCCGAACTGAGTTCCTTGGTGCATTCACGGTAACAGAAATTTCCTCCTTCCTCGATTTCCTCGACTCGGATGATTGTGTGGATATTTTGATGGAGTTATCGCTCCAGACCAGGGAAGAGGTCGTTGCCCTCATTCGTGACGAGCAAAAGGCAAGGCATATTCAGGAACTGCTCCACTACGACGAAGATGTAGCGGGTGGTTTGATGGCCAAAGAGCTTATCAAGTGCAATCTCAACTGGACCATTCGTCAGTGTATTGAGGAAATCAGAAAGCAGGCCGAAACGGTGCAGAAAATCTATTCGGTGTACGTGGTAAACAACACCGGGAAACTGATCGGCAAGGTATCGCTTAAGAAAATCATTATAGCCGAAGACAGCGCTAAAATTGCCGATATCTACGACGACGATATCGTGTCCGTTGCCACCCACATGGATGAAGATGAGGTGGCGTCCATCATGCGGAAGTATGACCTGGAAGCTGTACCAGTTATCAATGCCAAAGGCAGGCTGGTAGGCCGAATCACCATTGACGACATTGTGGATGTGATGCAGGAGCAGGCCGAAGAGGAACGGCAGCTGATGGCTGGTATCTCCGACGACGTTGAGGAAGACGACAGCGTCTGGAAGCTTTCGAAGGCCCGGTTGCCATGGTTGATCATAGGCATGGTTGGTGGATTGATGGGGGCCAGGTTCATAGGGCTTTTTGAGGGCGATATTGCGCTGATCCCGGCAGTAGCTTTTTTTATCCCGCTGATAACAGCCACCGGAGGCAATGTCGGCATACAGTCGTCATCCATTGTCGTTCAGAGCTTGGCAAACCCCAATGTTTTTGCAGAATCTATGGCCAGGAGGTTGGTGAAAGTACTCACGGTGGCCGTGCTCAATGGGCTTATTCTCGCATTGCTGGTTTTTGGGTCTGTCATTCTTCTCTACAAAGAAGAATTTTTAGCCATCACAGTGAGTATTGCCCTTTTCAGTGTGGTGCTGCTGGCTTCATTTATGGGCACAATCACGCCAATTATATTAGATAAGTTTGGCATTAACCCTGCGCTCGCTTCTGGCCCCTTCATCACAACAGCAAACGATTTGCTTGGTTTAGGGGTTTACTTTACAGTGGCCAACTTACTTTACGGAATATTTTAA
- the rsmA gene encoding 16S rRNA (adenine(1518)-N(6)/adenine(1519)-N(6))-dimethyltransferase RsmA: MDRVRPKKHLGQHFLKDQNIARKIAESLTLHGDYKTVLEVGPGTGVLTQFLIDKKEFQLYVSEIDKESVAYLQKHFASLEGRIIGGDFLKMDLEAIAPGPLAVIGNFPYNISSQIFFKVLDNRQKVPEVVGMIQKEVAVRIAEKEGSRDYGILSVLLQAYYDIDLLFTVPPGVFHPPPKVNSAVIRLKRNKRERLPCDEDLFRKVVKTAFQKRRKTLRNALKELTLPTEFEVNPILQKRAEQLSVEDFFELTLSLEKAWKQSSNSS; encoded by the coding sequence ATGGACAGAGTTAGACCCAAAAAGCATCTAGGGCAGCATTTTTTGAAAGATCAGAACATTGCCAGGAAAATTGCGGAGTCGTTAACTCTTCACGGCGACTACAAAACGGTACTGGAGGTGGGGCCCGGCACGGGTGTGCTCACACAGTTTCTGATTGATAAGAAGGAATTTCAGTTATATGTTTCCGAAATAGACAAAGAGTCGGTGGCCTACCTGCAAAAGCACTTTGCTTCGCTGGAAGGTAGAATTATCGGTGGCGACTTCCTGAAAATGGACTTGGAGGCTATTGCACCTGGCCCGTTAGCCGTCATTGGAAACTTCCCTTATAATATAAGTTCGCAAATATTTTTCAAGGTGCTTGATAATCGCCAAAAGGTGCCCGAAGTGGTGGGTATGATCCAGAAAGAGGTGGCGGTGCGCATAGCCGAGAAGGAAGGTAGCCGGGACTATGGTATTCTCAGCGTACTTTTGCAGGCATACTACGATATAGACCTTCTTTTTACTGTGCCTCCGGGTGTTTTTCATCCACCGCCAAAAGTAAATTCAGCCGTTATCAGGCTGAAGAGAAACAAACGAGAGCGCTTGCCATGTGACGAAGATCTTTTTCGAAAAGTGGTGAAAACCGCCTTCCAAAAGCGACGCAAAACGTTGCGGAATGCACTTAAAGAACTAACTTTGCCGACTGAATTTGAAGTAAACCCCATCCTTCAGAAGCGGGCGGAACAATTGTCAGTTGAAGATTTCTTCGAACTTACTTTATCTCTGGAAAAAGCATGGAAGCAGTCATCCAATTCGAGCTAA
- the pdxA gene encoding 4-hydroxythreonine-4-phosphate dehydrogenase PdxA: protein MDKSKKNKPVVGITLGDINGIGPEVIIKALEDSRILKFMTPVIYGSSKVVSYYRKALDLSDFNYHQIKDLGQLFHRKVNVYNLWEETVEIKMGEENETGGKYAFLSLKAAVADLKDGKIDAVVTAPISKNNIQSEEFKFPGHTEYLAETFGVKDHLMLMAGDKMKIGLVTGHIPLKAVVSALGKELILKKLSVLDSTLKKDFGIKKPRIAVLGLNPHAGENGLLGNEERDVISPVLKEWKEKGNLVFGPFPSDGFFGTLMHAKYDGVLAMYHDQALIPFKTLCFETGVNYTAGLPAVRTSPDHGTAYSLVGKNEASESSMREAIFMAADIVKQRRVNDGEETED, encoded by the coding sequence ATGGATAAGTCAAAGAAAAATAAACCTGTTGTTGGCATCACCCTTGGAGATATTAATGGGATTGGTCCTGAAGTCATCATAAAGGCCCTTGAAGACAGCAGGATATTGAAGTTTATGACGCCCGTCATTTATGGTTCTTCCAAAGTTGTGTCCTATTACAGAAAGGCGCTCGACCTGAGCGACTTCAACTACCACCAAATTAAGGATCTGGGCCAGCTCTTTCATAGAAAAGTAAATGTTTACAACCTGTGGGAGGAAACCGTTGAGATCAAAATGGGGGAGGAAAATGAGACAGGAGGTAAGTATGCGTTTCTTTCCCTGAAGGCGGCAGTGGCCGATTTGAAGGACGGAAAGATTGACGCTGTAGTGACAGCGCCCATTTCTAAAAATAATATTCAAAGCGAAGAATTTAAATTTCCAGGGCACACCGAATACCTGGCCGAAACCTTTGGCGTAAAGGATCACCTGATGCTGATGGCTGGCGACAAAATGAAAATTGGGCTGGTTACGGGGCATATTCCTTTGAAAGCAGTGGTTTCAGCACTGGGCAAGGAGCTTATCCTTAAGAAGCTTTCGGTGCTTGACAGTACATTGAAAAAAGACTTTGGCATCAAGAAGCCAAGGATAGCTGTGCTGGGGCTCAACCCTCATGCGGGAGAAAATGGCTTACTCGGCAACGAAGAAAGAGACGTGATTTCGCCAGTGCTTAAAGAATGGAAAGAGAAGGGCAATCTTGTTTTTGGCCCGTTCCCCTCAGATGGGTTTTTCGGCACTCTGATGCATGCAAAATATGATGGCGTACTGGCCATGTATCACGACCAGGCGTTGATCCCGTTTAAGACCCTTTGCTTTGAAACCGGCGTTAACTACACAGCAGGTTTGCCAGCTGTTCGTACTTCTCCTGACCACGGCACCGCCTACAGCCTTGTAGGGAAAAATGAAGCCTCTGAATCATCTATGCGGGAAGCTATCTTCATGGCCGCAGACATTGTGAAGCAGCGGAGGGTGAACGATGGTGAAGAAACGGAAGATTGA
- a CDS encoding YceD family protein, which translates to MAKSPLKPFEIEIQGLSLDQHSFDFSFDNQLFEAFEGSLIEKGKGSAHVELLKSETMMTLSFEVEGSVELICDRSLRPFDYELDIRQELIIKFGDEFTELDDDIVVIPRETQYLNVAQYIYEFISVDVPMKKLHPELVTEEDEDYGVEGSLIYQTSAEQEQDDDTEENVDPRWEALKKFRNN; encoded by the coding sequence ATGGCAAAAAGTCCCTTAAAACCGTTTGAAATAGAGATTCAGGGGCTTTCTCTTGACCAGCATTCATTTGACTTCAGCTTTGACAATCAATTGTTTGAGGCATTCGAAGGGTCATTGATTGAAAAAGGCAAGGGAAGTGCTCATGTTGAGCTTTTGAAATCTGAAACAATGATGACTTTGTCATTCGAGGTTGAAGGTTCGGTCGAGCTTATATGCGACAGAAGCCTGCGCCCGTTCGACTATGAGCTGGACATCAGGCAGGAGTTGATCATTAAGTTTGGAGACGAGTTTACTGAATTGGACGACGATATTGTAGTGATTCCGAGAGAAACACAGTATTTGAATGTCGCTCAATATATATATGAGTTCATTTCGGTGGACGTTCCGATGAAAAAGCTTCATCCGGAATTGGTGACTGAAGAAGACGAAGACTACGGGGTTGAAGGATCGTTGATTTATCAAACCTCTGCCGAGCAGGAGCAAGACGACGACACAGAAGAGAACGTCGATCCACGCTGGGAGGCGCTGAAAAAATTTAGAAACAATTAA
- the rpmF gene encoding 50S ribosomal protein L32, with the protein MAHPKRRHSTARRDKRRTHYKAEAKSYVVCPTTGEFHLPHRAFWLEGKLYYKGKVIMEKEVLA; encoded by the coding sequence ATGGCACATCCAAAACGAAGACATTCGACCGCTAGACGTGATAAGAGAAGGACTCACTATAAAGCTGAAGCCAAAAGCTACGTGGTATGTCCTACAACAGGGGAATTTCACCTGCCGCACAGAGCCTTCTGGCTTGAAGGCAAGCTTTACTACAAAGGCAAAGTGATCATGGAAAAAGAGGTGTTGGCATAA
- a CDS encoding phosphate acyltransferase, which translates to MKIAVDAMGGNLAPDHVVIGAAQALKSFTEADSLVLLGDKSVIQASCEKLQISHQLFELHHAPEVIGIDEHPTKALAQKQHSSIAEGFHLLKNKEIRAFCGAGNSGAMQMGALFSVKPIEGVIRPSLAGLVPKEDGGYALLLDTGANTDVRQDVLLQFGELGSIYAANMMGIENPRVALLNLGKEEGRGTLFTQAAYQLYSGSSKVNFIGNIDGSDLFNNKADVIVCDGFTGNVASKMIEAFYDLLKKRNFLDDFFTRFNYEAVGGSPILGVNGNVVVGHDASSPEAIKNMILLAYRMAETNFYQKIKVAFGD; encoded by the coding sequence ATGAAAATAGCTGTTGACGCAATGGGAGGCAATCTTGCCCCTGATCATGTTGTCATTGGAGCAGCCCAAGCCCTGAAGTCCTTTACTGAAGCCGATTCATTGGTTCTTCTGGGCGATAAAAGCGTTATTCAGGCGTCATGCGAAAAACTTCAAATCTCCCATCAACTATTTGAGCTTCACCACGCTCCTGAAGTTATTGGCATCGATGAGCATCCTACCAAGGCCCTGGCTCAAAAGCAGCATTCAAGCATTGCAGAGGGGTTTCATTTACTGAAAAATAAGGAAATAAGGGCTTTTTGCGGGGCCGGCAACAGCGGAGCCATGCAAATGGGTGCCCTTTTTTCAGTCAAGCCTATTGAAGGGGTGATTCGGCCAAGCCTGGCTGGGCTTGTACCAAAGGAAGACGGTGGCTATGCACTACTGCTTGACACCGGCGCCAATACCGACGTTCGGCAAGACGTTCTTCTCCAATTCGGCGAGCTGGGCTCAATTTATGCGGCGAACATGATGGGCATTGAAAACCCCAGAGTAGCACTATTGAACCTTGGCAAAGAGGAAGGAAGGGGGACCCTGTTTACCCAGGCGGCCTACCAGCTATACAGCGGTAGTTCCAAAGTGAATTTTATTGGAAATATTGACGGTAGCGACCTCTTCAATAATAAGGCTGACGTGATAGTCTGTGATGGCTTTACTGGCAATGTGGCGTCAAAAATGATTGAGGCTTTTTACGATCTTCTGAAGAAACGTAATTTCCTCGATGACTTTTTCACAAGGTTTAATTACGAAGCCGTTGGAGGAAGTCCTATATTGGGAGTTAATGGGAATGTGGTCGTTGGCCACGATGCCTCCAGCCCTGAGGCAATTAAAAACATGATTTTACTTGCATACCGAATGGCGGAAACCAATTTTTACCAAAAAATAAAGGTCGCCTTCGGAGATTAA
- a CDS encoding beta-ketoacyl-ACP synthase III, whose product MTKVRAGITGIQGYVPDYILTNKELETIVETTDEWITSRTGIKERHILKGEDQGTSVIGIEAVKGLLKKTNTDPSEVDLVICATTTPDMLFPATANIICNAVGIKNAFSYDIQAACSGFLFALTTGSQFIETGKYKKVIVIGADKMSSIIDYSDRTTCIIFGDGGGAVMLEPTTDGTGIIDAVLHSDGSGEPFLHMKAGGSRKPATAETVLAGEHYVYQEGATVYKFAVTNMAEVAAEIMERNSLTSDNVDWLVPHQANKRIIDATAKRMGVGEEKVMLNIQKYGNTTSGTIPLCLWDYEKQLKKGDNLVLAAFGGGFTWGSVYVKWSYDSK is encoded by the coding sequence ATGACCAAAGTCCGGGCAGGAATAACGGGGATTCAAGGATACGTTCCAGATTATATATTGACCAATAAAGAGCTGGAAACCATAGTAGAAACTACAGACGAGTGGATCACCTCCAGAACCGGCATCAAAGAAAGGCATATCCTGAAAGGCGAAGATCAGGGAACCTCCGTAATAGGCATTGAGGCTGTGAAGGGGTTGCTGAAAAAGACCAACACCGACCCTTCGGAAGTAGATTTGGTGATCTGCGCCACTACCACTCCTGACATGTTGTTCCCCGCCACAGCCAACATCATTTGCAATGCGGTGGGAATAAAAAATGCTTTCAGCTACGATATTCAGGCTGCTTGCTCTGGGTTTCTCTTCGCCCTCACTACAGGATCACAGTTTATCGAAACGGGAAAATACAAAAAGGTAATCGTGATAGGAGCCGACAAAATGTCCTCTATTATCGACTACTCCGACAGAACCACCTGCATTATTTTTGGCGATGGTGGTGGTGCAGTGATGCTTGAGCCAACAACTGATGGCACAGGCATCATCGACGCTGTTCTTCACTCCGACGGGTCGGGCGAGCCGTTTTTGCACATGAAGGCCGGTGGCAGTCGCAAGCCTGCTACCGCAGAAACAGTGCTTGCAGGCGAACACTACGTGTACCAGGAGGGGGCTACCGTCTATAAATTCGCAGTGACCAATATGGCCGAGGTGGCTGCCGAAATTATGGAAAGAAACAGCCTTACGTCAGACAACGTCGACTGGCTGGTACCTCACCAGGCCAATAAACGTATAATAGATGCCACCGCCAAGCGAATGGGCGTTGGCGAAGAGAAGGTGATGCTCAATATTCAAAAATACGGCAACACCACTAGCGGCACCATTCCATTGTGCCTGTGGGATTACGAAAAACAATTGAAAAAAGGGGACAATCTGGTGCTAGCCGCTTTTGGTGGTGGGTTTACCTGGGGATCAGTTTATGTTAAATGGTCCTACGATTCTAAATAA
- the efp gene encoding elongation factor P, with translation MATTADFKNGLCIEYNGELHVITEFQHVKPGKGPAFVRTKLKNIKTGRVIDNTFNSGVKITTARVENRPHQFLYKDDLGYNFMDSSTFEQVILQEEMISAPQFLMDGQGVDILVHAETETPLSCELPAHVEVTVVYTEPGLKGDTATNTLKPATIETGATIKVPLFINQDERIRIDTRTGEYYERVK, from the coding sequence ATGGCAACTACAGCTGACTTTAAAAATGGTCTGTGTATTGAGTATAACGGCGAACTTCATGTCATTACCGAGTTTCAACATGTGAAACCAGGTAAGGGCCCTGCCTTTGTCCGCACCAAGCTCAAAAACATCAAAACCGGCAGAGTGATTGACAACACTTTCAATTCGGGTGTGAAAATTACAACTGCAAGAGTGGAGAACCGACCTCATCAGTTTCTTTATAAAGATGACCTGGGCTACAACTTCATGGACAGCTCTACTTTTGAGCAGGTAATTCTTCAGGAAGAGATGATCAGCGCTCCACAATTCCTGATGGATGGGCAAGGTGTCGACATTCTGGTACATGCTGAAACCGAAACACCACTGTCTTGCGAATTGCCTGCACACGTAGAAGTGACTGTCGTTTATACAGAGCCGGGTCTCAAAGGAGACACGGCCACTAACACATTGAAACCCGCCACTATAGAAACCGGTGCGACCATAAAAGTACCCCTGTTTATCAATCAGGACGAACGAATAAGAATCGATACAAGAACCGGCGAATACTACGAAAGAGTGAAATAG